From the Acinetobacter wanghuae genome, one window contains:
- the argJ gene encoding bifunctional glutamate N-acetyltransferase/amino-acid acetyltransferase ArgJ, translating to MAVGDVSMPQMHVVKGVKIGSAEAYVRYQNRRDLVIFELAEGSNVAGVFTQNAFCAAPVHLSKAHLKVGNPRYLVINTGNANAGTGPTGMANAEATCAALAEIAGVQAAEVLPFSTGVIGEQLPIERLVKGLQPALDSLRDDAWVDAATGIMTTDTTPKGASEQFELDGVTYTMTGISKGAGMIRPNMATMLGYVATDAPISRELVQQLLSETVNVSFNRITIDGDTSTNDSCIFIATGQAGGAEITSIEDPRYAVILDVLTRTMKRLAQLIVRDGEGATKFITVAVEGGNNTQECCDIAYSIAHSPLVKTAIFASDPNWGRILAAIGYAGVPNLDVAKIQVWLDDVQICKDGGAAADYTEEAGARVMAQAEMMIRVDLGRGEAKDTVYTCDLSYDYVKINADYRS from the coding sequence ATGGCAGTTGGTGACGTATCTATGCCACAGATGCATGTGGTGAAAGGGGTTAAAATTGGTTCGGCTGAAGCGTATGTGCGCTATCAGAACCGACGTGACCTCGTGATTTTCGAACTGGCTGAAGGCTCCAATGTTGCAGGTGTATTTACCCAAAATGCATTCTGTGCAGCACCCGTACATTTATCTAAAGCGCATTTAAAAGTAGGCAATCCACGTTACCTTGTGATTAATACAGGTAATGCCAATGCGGGCACAGGTCCAACAGGTATGGCAAATGCAGAAGCAACATGCGCCGCTTTAGCTGAAATTGCAGGTGTACAAGCAGCAGAAGTTTTACCATTTTCGACGGGTGTGATTGGTGAGCAGTTACCGATTGAACGTTTGGTGAAAGGTTTACAACCTGCATTAGATAGCTTGCGTGATGATGCTTGGGTGGATGCTGCAACCGGCATTATGACGACAGATACCACACCAAAAGGTGCATCAGAGCAATTTGAACTCGATGGTGTGACATACACCATGACTGGTATTTCAAAAGGTGCGGGCATGATTCGTCCGAACATGGCGACTATGTTGGGTTATGTCGCAACGGATGCGCCAATTAGTCGTGAGTTGGTGCAACAGCTCCTCAGCGAAACTGTGAATGTATCGTTTAACCGAATTACCATTGATGGTGATACATCAACAAATGACTCATGTATTTTTATTGCAACAGGTCAAGCCGGTGGTGCTGAAATCACATCAATTGAAGATCCACGCTATGCTGTGATTTTAGATGTACTGACTCGTACCATGAAACGCCTTGCACAATTGATCGTACGTGATGGAGAGGGTGCAACTAAATTCATTACTGTTGCAGTAGAAGGTGGGAATAACACCCAAGAATGTTGTGATATTGCCTATAGCATTGCGCATTCGCCGTTAGTAAAAACCGCAATCTTTGCCTCTGATCCAAACTGGGGTCGTATTTTGGCAGCGATTGGTTATGCAGGTGTACCAAACTTAGACGTTGCAAAAATTCAAGTTTGGTTAGATGATGTACAAATCTGTAAAGATGGCGGTGCAGCAGCAGACTATACGGAAGAAGCTGGCGCACGCGTGATGGCACAAGCCGAGATGATGATTCGTGTCGATCTTGGTCGTGGTGAAGCAAAAGATACAGTCTATACCTGTGACTTATCTTATGACTACGTCAAGATTAATGCAGATTATCGCTCATAA